Proteins found in one Synergistetes bacterium HGW-Synergistetes-1 genomic segment:
- a CDS encoding serine/threonine dehydratase: MNKLPIDPNITDVAKAYRFLKNRVRHTPTEYSFPLSEICGSPVYLKWENQQLCGSFKLRGALYKMNSLSLEERAKGVVTCSSGNHGQGVALAAKELGIKTLIFVPNVCPETKKAAIKRRGGEFVNLVVTSGDYDFAEHSAHEHAEKNGMTYVSSFEDATVISGQGTAGFEMFTDEPDIELLIIPAGGGGLMNGIAIAAKALNPDVEIWGVQSVASNPWVVSWADGIVREVTYLETLADGLAGYIPQSLLSLAKKRVTGILEITEEDIAKAIAFLHREHHQIVEGAGAVGVAALLAGKIDPKGRKTGIVISGGNIDEEKLKAILSRY; the protein is encoded by the coding sequence TTGAACAAACTTCCTATCGACCCAAACATTACTGATGTTGCCAAGGCTTACCGATTTCTTAAAAACCGTGTGAGACACACTCCTACCGAGTATTCTTTCCCGCTGAGCGAAATATGCGGCAGCCCAGTGTACTTGAAATGGGAAAACCAGCAGCTTTGCGGCTCATTTAAATTAAGGGGAGCACTTTATAAAATGAATTCACTCTCCCTTGAAGAACGGGCAAAAGGCGTTGTGACCTGCTCAAGCGGAAACCATGGTCAGGGCGTTGCTCTTGCAGCTAAGGAACTTGGCATCAAGACACTGATCTTTGTCCCCAACGTATGTCCCGAAACTAAGAAAGCTGCCATAAAACGAAGGGGCGGAGAATTTGTAAATCTTGTTGTTACAAGCGGAGATTATGACTTTGCGGAACATTCAGCCCACGAACATGCTGAAAAAAACGGGATGACCTATGTCTCTTCTTTTGAAGATGCTACGGTGATCTCCGGACAGGGAACTGCGGGTTTTGAAATGTTTACCGATGAACCGGACATAGAGCTTCTGATCATTCCCGCGGGGGGCGGAGGCCTCATGAACGGGATCGCGATAGCGGCAAAAGCCCTTAACCCTGATGTTGAAATATGGGGAGTGCAGTCTGTCGCGTCTAATCCATGGGTAGTCTCATGGGCTGACGGCATCGTCAGGGAGGTCACATACCTTGAAACTCTGGCTGACGGACTTGCAGGCTACATACCCCAGAGCCTGCTCTCACTCGCAAAGAAACGCGTGACAGGCATCCTTGAGATCACGGAGGAAGACATCGCCAAAGCGATTGCCTTCCTGCACAGAGAACACCATCAGATAGTTGAGGGAGCAGGTGCTGTAGGAGTTGCCGCACTGCTGGCAGGCAAGATCGATCCGAAGGGAAGGAAGACAGGGATAGTAATATCAGGAGGCAATATCGATGAGGAAAAACTGAAAGCTATCCTTTCCAGATACTGA
- a CDS encoding sulfurtransferase — protein MPDMKSMKYERNDIMKKLSSAILIAFMALTLMVPPLSAQTQTPSSADNTLQTSQQSKTTATPETKVPENKTATAAPIEKAPVAVTVPQIRPLKPSPMQVGEPETEESLLVSAEWLKKNKGNVVLVDARPESLYSGGHISGAVNASWTYFANMNAPTGSKKWGTVWQPATMAKRIGALGINGKKQVVVYDDAGGWGQSGWTLWVLRMSGIKNARILEGGFTAWKKAGGAVSRTAHKNKAVAFSVSKYKEHYLVDTEWINNNMGKSGLVLLDVRTLAEYQGKIRPFQEKRAGHLPGAIHIEMQEFVQDQYHFKEVEEIVALLNKHCITPDNEIVVYDTAGVRAAFVTMALRYAGFHKSQCYDEGFQAWAGNPELPLDKSE, from the coding sequence GTGCCTGATATGAAGAGCATGAAGTATGAAAGGAATGATATTATGAAAAAATTGTCCAGCGCAATATTGATCGCATTTATGGCCCTGACCCTTATGGTCCCGCCCCTTTCAGCCCAGACACAGACACCCTCATCGGCAGACAACACATTACAGACATCACAGCAGTCCAAAACCACTGCCACGCCCGAGACAAAAGTACCGGAGAATAAAACAGCAACTGCAGCACCGATAGAAAAAGCTCCTGTTGCTGTCACGGTCCCCCAGATCAGGCCATTGAAACCTTCTCCGATGCAAGTAGGTGAACCCGAGACAGAGGAATCACTTCTGGTGTCTGCTGAGTGGCTGAAGAAAAACAAGGGCAATGTCGTCCTAGTCGATGCCAGGCCGGAAAGCCTTTATTCAGGCGGACACATCTCTGGAGCGGTCAACGCAAGCTGGACATACTTTGCAAATATGAATGCTCCGACGGGCTCAAAAAAATGGGGTACTGTCTGGCAGCCTGCTACAATGGCAAAGAGGATAGGAGCTCTAGGTATAAACGGAAAGAAACAGGTAGTTGTATATGATGATGCAGGCGGATGGGGACAGAGCGGATGGACCCTCTGGGTACTCAGGATGAGCGGCATAAAGAATGCGAGAATACTTGAAGGGGGCTTTACAGCCTGGAAGAAGGCTGGCGGAGCAGTATCCAGGACCGCTCACAAGAATAAGGCGGTCGCCTTCTCAGTATCTAAATACAAAGAGCATTATCTTGTTGATACAGAATGGATAAACAACAATATGGGCAAGAGCGGACTGGTTTTGCTTGACGTACGCACACTCGCGGAATACCAGGGCAAAATAAGGCCATTCCAGGAAAAGAGAGCCGGTCACCTTCCCGGAGCGATACACATAGAAATGCAGGAATTCGTTCAGGATCAGTATCACTTTAAAGAAGTTGAAGAGATAGTTGCTCTTCTCAATAAACATTGCATAACGCCGGATAACGAGATAGTTGTATACGATACTGCCGGAGTAAGAGCCGCCTTTGTCACGATGGCACTGCGTTACGCAGGATTCCACAAATCCCAGTGTTATGATGAGGGATTCCAGGCGTGGGCAGGAAATCCTGAGCTGCCTCTCGATAAGTCGGAATAA
- the kdsB gene encoding 3-deoxy-manno-octulosonate cytidylyltransferase, translating into MNLPRILGVIPSRFASTRLAGKPLLDICGKPMVEHVYRRALASGVFFRVVIATDDERIYNAAEKFGGDVLITRADHPDGSSRVAEVARTIDTDYVINIQGDEPMLDPRMLRELAEGIVSDPGADSATVCVPITSEKDFNNPNIVKVVTDQKGRALYFSRSPIPFRRNATECPVWEHLGIYAFTKEFLLKFVELPTTPLMKEESLEQLRILEHGYTMAVIATKYPSLGPNVNTEEDLQIVRKILAEEKDKNRVQ; encoded by the coding sequence ATGAATTTACCCAGGATTCTTGGTGTGATACCTTCAAGGTTCGCATCTACAAGGCTGGCCGGTAAACCGCTTCTTGATATTTGCGGGAAACCGATGGTAGAACACGTATACAGGAGAGCCTTGGCTTCGGGTGTCTTCTTCAGAGTAGTGATTGCTACAGATGACGAAAGGATATACAACGCAGCTGAAAAATTCGGCGGAGACGTACTTATTACGAGAGCTGATCATCCTGATGGTTCCAGCAGGGTGGCAGAGGTAGCCAGAACCATCGATACAGACTACGTGATAAACATCCAGGGAGACGAGCCCATGCTAGATCCGAGGATGCTAAGGGAGCTTGCAGAGGGAATAGTATCAGACCCAGGTGCAGACTCTGCAACGGTGTGCGTGCCTATAACCAGCGAAAAAGATTTCAACAACCCCAACATTGTTAAAGTCGTCACCGACCAAAAGGGCAGAGCGCTCTATTTCAGCAGGTCACCGATACCTTTCAGGCGCAATGCTACAGAATGTCCCGTCTGGGAGCATCTTGGCATATATGCTTTTACAAAGGAATTCCTCCTGAAATTCGTTGAACTTCCCACTACTCCGCTGATGAAAGAAGAATCACTGGAGCAGTTAAGGATATTGGAACATGGCTATACAATGGCTGTAATTGCGACAAAGTATCCTTCTCTCGGCCCCAACGTCAACACAGAGGAAGATTTGCAGATAGTAAGAAAGATACTTGCAGAAGAAAAGGACAAGAACAGGGTGCAATGA